The proteins below are encoded in one region of Desulfovibrio sp. Huiquan2017:
- a CDS encoding nitroreductase family protein produces MSMSVKEAIEARHSVRSFTAEPVSEEMLQSLLEAARQAPSSLNSQPWRFKVVTDAETRAWIASSEVSKRQGWLADAPAILVCCADLEGYVRDTQASAFFFRENKVLDEEPTRGIQEYADQQEAASETARFGAAALNVGLAVSQLMLRAVELGLGTCWVGMFDEGPLRERFGLAPEQRVVCLLAVGHPDEAAVPARKRKSLDDIVLK; encoded by the coding sequence ATGTCTATGTCCGTGAAGGAAGCCATCGAAGCGCGGCACAGCGTGCGGTCGTTCACCGCTGAGCCGGTTTCCGAAGAAATGCTGCAATCGTTGTTGGAGGCGGCCCGTCAGGCCCCGTCCAGCCTGAATTCCCAGCCTTGGCGGTTCAAGGTGGTCACCGATGCGGAGACCCGCGCCTGGATCGCTTCGAGCGAGGTCTCGAAGCGGCAGGGCTGGCTGGCCGACGCTCCGGCCATCCTGGTCTGCTGCGCGGATCTGGAAGGGTACGTCCGCGACACTCAGGCCAGCGCGTTTTTCTTCCGGGAGAATAAGGTCCTGGACGAGGAGCCGACCCGAGGCATCCAGGAATATGCCGATCAACAGGAAGCGGCGTCCGAGACCGCACGGTTCGGCGCGGCGGCCCTGAATGTGGGGCTGGCCGTCTCCCAACTCATGCTTCGGGCCGTGGAACTGGGCTTGGGCACCTGCTGGGTGGGCATGTTCGACGAGGGGCCGCTCAGGGAGCGCTTCGGCCTCGCCCCGGAGCAGCGCGTGGTCTGCCTTTTGGCCGTGGGCCACCCCGATGAGGCGGCGGTCCCGGCGCGCAAGCGTAAATCTCTGGACGATATCGTCCTCAAATAA
- a CDS encoding DUF748 domain-containing protein — MLAFLDKIKFGTPLLRRIVFWLLTSFAAYTLFGFFAVPPILKAVLVSQVRDNLKREASVADIQFNPLTLRLEVSDLHIKNLKEEGDLLSLGHMEVAPGASSIWELAPVVSYLNLDGLNINVTFYGNGEYSISDLLGTPNEAAQPQPEEKKGAVFPFALYGFEMTNSKITFDDRPRAKKHVIADIHLRVPFTSSIEDKVKEFTQPVFTAVVNGDPVELKGRTLPFDKTLLTEFELGAVDVDLHQYWKYVPIKTPLELEKGRFTSDISLYFERPNAQRVNLYLGGGGTLTGLELAAPGDGPVFSMKRLVFEMERFSLGDNALVVKQVTMDQPFFKVVRRASGAINWADYFPGSMPGPTGPKVKTKAETDSAFVFDLRNFEIQDGTIDFNDQCVKGGFQHTFPKLNFAMEGLSSRPKQTSAFNGSFGSGGFLYVKGEATMDPPAAKLTLSGKDLSVPLYSPYINEAQPLVVDSGKLGFSMDVGFANQDGKPQVTVQNGSLNLAGLAVRKPKAKKPSLTLDALNVSGASMDLDARRIGVAEIKLTGPSLDMVREKDGRLDLQRVFADAAKASAEAEAETGIAQAKRAQPQADPDPETPWTATVDHFAVEDGSADFLDQALAHPARLGVRKFKLDVNDISTEKGAQIPYSLSAGGIDGGGFSASGRASLEPLSANGSLKVDKFGLRPLDNYLAQDTDLLIADGAAHADLDYVFSDSGKPKFQVTGSAALSDIKVKTTFDDDEMAGIDRLDIKGIDFTTEPMALALDEINLNGPRALIHFDKDGRLNVRRALRLPEPTPPPATDGVGTDAQPAPVPEAEVKKEEVRTEEKAAEEKPFFESLTVGKIGMQNGAVTFHDESIHPAFATKLTAMVLTLTDIGQTPKARPKVDFKAKIGPTPVTVTGVLNPLVTPIYSDLAIAVNGMELVPLTPYTLKNLAYPIQKGRLYADVTFKTDNWVLDTKNKLFIEQLQLGKKDKRPGAPNIPVEFGLSLLQDSNGDMQLNLPITGRLDDPNFRIGGIVFKAIVNMLFKALTSPFSLIGSMFGGGENMDFVVFEPGRAELSVQGEEKLNTVIKALNGRKKLKLEVDGVVDPAADKNGLVQAILERKVKQAKYDDLPRSQRAETTVDQVSVAPDEYADMLYEAYADEPDEEDLKPTTLFITDRQPVDVMEKFIRDRINVTGEMLHELAMRRANAVKEYIITRDPALTDRVFLLDRAAKAEGKTGVPKYRADLGVK, encoded by the coding sequence ATGTTGGCTTTCCTCGACAAGATAAAATTCGGCACCCCGCTCCTGCGACGCATCGTCTTCTGGCTGCTGACCTCGTTCGCGGCCTACACCCTGTTCGGCTTCTTCGCCGTGCCCCCGATCCTGAAGGCGGTCTTGGTCAGCCAGGTCAGGGACAATCTCAAGCGCGAGGCCAGCGTGGCGGACATCCAGTTCAATCCGCTCACCCTTCGGCTGGAGGTCTCCGACCTGCACATCAAGAACCTCAAGGAAGAAGGCGACCTCCTCTCCCTGGGCCACATGGAGGTGGCGCCCGGCGCATCCTCCATTTGGGAGCTGGCCCCGGTGGTCAGCTACCTCAATCTCGATGGACTCAACATCAACGTAACCTTCTACGGCAACGGCGAATACTCCATTTCCGATCTGCTCGGCACCCCGAACGAAGCCGCCCAACCCCAGCCGGAGGAGAAAAAAGGCGCAGTCTTCCCCTTTGCCTTGTATGGCTTCGAGATGACCAATTCGAAGATCACCTTCGACGACCGACCCCGCGCCAAGAAGCATGTCATTGCCGACATCCACCTGCGCGTACCCTTCACTTCGAGCATCGAGGACAAGGTCAAGGAATTCACCCAGCCCGTGTTCACGGCCGTGGTCAACGGCGATCCCGTGGAGCTCAAAGGCCGCACCCTGCCCTTCGACAAGACCCTGTTGACCGAGTTCGAACTGGGAGCCGTGGATGTGGACCTGCATCAATACTGGAAGTATGTGCCCATCAAGACTCCGCTCGAACTAGAGAAGGGGCGGTTCACCTCGGACATCTCCCTGTACTTCGAACGGCCCAACGCCCAGCGGGTGAACCTCTACCTGGGGGGCGGCGGAACCCTGACCGGCCTGGAACTGGCCGCGCCCGGCGACGGACCGGTCTTCTCCATGAAAAGGCTGGTCTTCGAGATGGAACGGTTCTCTCTGGGCGACAATGCCCTGGTCGTCAAACAGGTGACCATGGATCAGCCGTTTTTCAAGGTCGTGCGCCGGGCAAGCGGCGCTATCAACTGGGCGGACTATTTCCCCGGCTCCATGCCCGGCCCCACGGGTCCCAAGGTCAAAACGAAGGCCGAAACCGACTCCGCCTTCGTTTTCGACCTGCGCAACTTCGAGATCCAGGACGGGACCATCGACTTCAACGACCAATGCGTCAAAGGCGGCTTCCAGCACACCTTCCCGAAGCTGAACTTCGCCATGGAGGGTCTGTCCTCCCGGCCCAAGCAGACCAGCGCCTTCAACGGCTCCTTCGGCTCCGGCGGATTCCTCTACGTCAAGGGCGAGGCCACCATGGACCCGCCCGCCGCCAAGCTGACCCTCTCCGGCAAAGACTTGAGCGTGCCACTCTACAGCCCCTACATCAACGAAGCCCAACCCCTGGTGGTCGATTCTGGGAAGCTCGGCTTCTCCATGGACGTAGGCTTCGCCAACCAGGACGGCAAGCCACAGGTAACCGTGCAAAACGGCAGCCTGAACCTGGCCGGGCTGGCCGTGCGCAAGCCCAAGGCCAAAAAGCCGAGCCTGACCCTGGATGCCCTGAACGTGTCGGGCGCATCCATGGACCTGGACGCCCGGCGGATCGGCGTGGCCGAGATCAAACTGACCGGGCCGTCCCTCGACATGGTCCGCGAAAAGGACGGCAGACTGGACCTGCAACGGGTCTTTGCGGATGCCGCCAAGGCAAGCGCTGAGGCCGAAGCCGAAACCGGCATCGCGCAGGCAAAGCGGGCCCAGCCCCAGGCGGACCCCGATCCCGAGACTCCGTGGACGGCCACGGTGGACCATTTCGCGGTGGAGGACGGCTCCGCCGACTTCCTCGACCAGGCCCTGGCCCACCCGGCCCGGCTCGGGGTGCGCAAGTTCAAGCTGGACGTGAACGACATCTCCACGGAAAAGGGCGCGCAGATACCGTATTCCCTGAGCGCGGGCGGGATCGACGGTGGCGGATTCTCGGCGAGCGGCCGGGCGTCCCTGGAGCCCCTGTCGGCAAACGGCTCCCTCAAGGTGGATAAATTCGGCCTGCGCCCCTTGGACAACTACCTGGCCCAGGACACCGACCTGCTCATCGCCGACGGCGCGGCCCACGCCGACCTCGACTATGTTTTTAGCGACAGCGGGAAGCCGAAGTTCCAGGTCACGGGTAGTGCCGCCCTGTCCGACATCAAGGTCAAGACCACCTTCGACGACGATGAAATGGCGGGCATCGACCGGCTGGATATCAAGGGGATCGACTTCACCACCGAGCCCATGGCCCTGGCCCTGGACGAGATCAATCTAAATGGGCCGCGCGCCCTGATCCATTTCGACAAGGACGGCCGATTGAACGTCCGGCGCGCCCTGCGCCTGCCCGAGCCCACGCCGCCGCCCGCCACGGACGGAGTCGGAACGGATGCCCAGCCCGCTCCGGTGCCCGAGGCCGAGGTGAAAAAAGAGGAAGTGCGGACCGAAGAAAAGGCCGCCGAGGAAAAACCGTTTTTCGAAAGCCTGACCGTGGGCAAGATCGGCATGCAAAACGGGGCGGTCACCTTCCACGACGAGAGCATCCATCCCGCCTTCGCCACGAAACTGACGGCCATGGTCCTGACCCTGACCGACATAGGCCAAACCCCGAAGGCGCGGCCCAAGGTGGACTTCAAGGCCAAGATCGGCCCCACACCCGTAACCGTGACCGGCGTGCTCAACCCGTTGGTCACGCCCATCTATTCCGACCTGGCCATCGCGGTGAACGGCATGGAGTTGGTGCCCCTGACCCCGTACACCCTCAAGAACCTGGCCTACCCCATCCAGAAGGGGCGGCTCTACGCGGACGTGACCTTCAAGACGGACAACTGGGTCCTGGACACCAAGAACAAGCTCTTCATCGAACAGCTCCAGTTGGGCAAGAAGGACAAACGGCCCGGCGCACCCAACATCCCGGTGGAATTCGGCCTGTCCCTGCTCCAGGACTCCAACGGCGACATGCAGCTCAATCTGCCCATCACCGGCAGGCTCGACGACCCGAACTTCCGCATCGGCGGCATCGTCTTCAAGGCGATCGTGAACATGCTCTTCAAGGCCCTGACCTCCCCCTTCTCGCTCATAGGCTCCATGTTCGGGGGCGGCGAGAACATGGACTTCGTGGTCTTCGAACCGGGGCGGGCGGAGTTAAGCGTCCAGGGCGAGGAAAAACTGAATACCGTCATCAAGGCCCTGAACGGACGAAAGAAGCTCAAGCTCGAAGTGGACGGCGTGGTGGACCCGGCGGCCGACAAGAACGGTCTCGTCCAGGCCATCCTCGAACGCAAGGTCAAGCAGGCCAAGTATGACGACCTGCCCCGGTCACAGCGGGCCGAAACCACCGTGGACCAGGTTTCGGTGGCTCCGGACGAATACGCGGACATGCTCTACGAGGCATACGCGGACGAACCGGACGAGGAGGACCTCAAGCCCACCACCCTGTTCATCACCGACCGCCAGCCCGTGGACGTCATGGAGAAATTCATCCGCGACCGCATCAACGTCACCGGCGAAATGCTCCACGAACTGGCCATGCGGCGGGCCAACGCGGTCAAGGAATACATCATTACCCGCGACCCGGCGTTGACCGACCGCGTCTTCCTCCTGGACCGCGCCGCCAAGGCCGAAGGCAAGACCGGCGTACCCAAGTACCGCGCCGACCTGGGCGTCAAATGA
- a CDS encoding ATP-binding protein, producing MSDVHYYQGLAKSMMFTIILVSFAPLFVVVLIAGYQYSVAYEEKVEDHLRELVLKHDQTIDAYLNEKVAEIRVLAEVIDLGHLTTPEGIKALHDALTRGHGTDFVDLGLIDEHGIQVAYSGPFLLQGLDYSHEPWFRAVGENSVHVSDVGLGMRGVPHFIIALRMRADGRRWVLRTTLDFIAFNRLVEDIRIGETGMAYIINRRGDFQTTPRRDMSAEVPFLRDLARSIADNGNPVHSRAVMAVMDNPATGRETIFVTSPIKGGDWLMVYQQDAADAFATLNRSRDLAIVILFLGGLAITVMAFLMSRRMARKVEKADAAKDILNEQVIEAGKLASVGELAAGIAHEINNPVAIMVEEAGWIQDLLEEGLSKDDNEREVQRALNQIRTQGARCKEITHKLLSFARKIDPTVMSFDLNELVREIVELSAQRAKYANVVMETSLGDNIAPIEASPSEMQQVFLNLVNNAIDAMDPGGGDLDISTRQEGDTVLALVSDTGSGIPEANLSRIFDPFFTTKPVGRGTGLGLSIIYGIINKMGGTISVDSAVGRGTTFTIRLPAGKAGGADGTSEEP from the coding sequence ATGTCCGACGTGCATTATTACCAGGGTTTGGCCAAGAGCATGATGTTCACCATCATCCTGGTTTCCTTTGCCCCTCTGTTCGTGGTCGTGCTCATCGCAGGATACCAGTACAGCGTGGCCTACGAGGAGAAGGTCGAGGACCACTTGCGTGAACTGGTTCTCAAGCACGACCAGACCATCGACGCCTACCTGAACGAGAAAGTCGCCGAAATCCGGGTCCTGGCCGAGGTCATCGACCTCGGGCACCTGACCACGCCCGAGGGGATCAAGGCCCTGCATGACGCCTTGACCCGGGGGCACGGCACGGACTTCGTGGACCTCGGACTCATCGACGAGCACGGCATCCAGGTGGCCTATTCCGGGCCGTTTCTCCTGCAGGGGCTGGACTATTCGCACGAGCCCTGGTTTCGGGCCGTAGGCGAGAACTCGGTCCATGTCAGCGACGTCGGGCTGGGCATGCGCGGCGTGCCGCATTTCATCATCGCCCTGCGCATGCGGGCCGACGGCCGCCGTTGGGTCCTGCGCACCACGCTGGACTTCATCGCCTTCAACCGGCTGGTGGAGGACATCCGCATCGGCGAGACCGGCATGGCCTACATCATCAACCGCCGGGGGGATTTCCAGACCACCCCGCGCCGGGACATGTCTGCCGAAGTCCCGTTTTTGCGCGATCTGGCCCGGTCCATCGCCGACAACGGCAACCCTGTTCACAGCCGGGCGGTCATGGCGGTCATGGACAACCCCGCCACCGGGCGCGAAACCATCTTTGTGACCAGCCCCATCAAGGGAGGGGACTGGCTCATGGTCTACCAGCAGGACGCGGCCGACGCGTTCGCCACCTTGAACCGCAGCCGCGACCTGGCCATTGTCATCCTGTTTCTCGGCGGCCTGGCCATTACGGTCATGGCCTTTCTCATGAGCCGCCGGATGGCCCGCAAGGTGGAGAAGGCGGATGCGGCCAAGGATATTTTGAACGAGCAGGTTATCGAGGCGGGCAAGCTGGCCTCCGTGGGTGAACTGGCGGCGGGCATCGCCCACGAGATCAATAACCCGGTAGCCATCATGGTCGAGGAGGCGGGCTGGATCCAGGATCTGCTGGAAGAGGGGTTGTCCAAGGACGACAACGAGCGCGAGGTCCAGCGGGCGCTGAATCAGATCCGCACCCAGGGCGCGCGCTGCAAGGAGATCACCCACAAGCTTTTGTCTTTCGCCCGCAAGATCGACCCCACGGTCATGTCCTTCGATCTCAACGAACTGGTCCGGGAGATCGTCGAGCTGTCCGCCCAGCGGGCCAAGTACGCCAACGTGGTCATGGAGACCAGCCTGGGCGACAATATCGCGCCCATCGAGGCGAGCCCGTCCGAGATGCAGCAGGTCTTTCTCAATCTGGTCAACAACGCCATCGACGCCATGGACCCGGGCGGGGGCGACCTGGACATCAGCACCCGCCAGGAGGGGGACACGGTTCTGGCCCTGGTTTCGGACACCGGCTCGGGCATCCCCGAGGCCAACCTGTCGCGCATCTTCGATCCGTTTTTCACCACCAAGCCCGTGGGCCGGGGGACGGGGCTGGGTCTGTCCATCATCTACGGGATCATCAACAAGATGGGTGGGACCATCTCCGTGGACTCGGCCGTGGGCCGTGGCACCACCTTCACCATCCGGTTGCCCGCCGGGAAGGCCGGGGGCGCGGACGGGACGTCGGAAGAACCATGA
- a CDS encoding response regulator codes for MPARVLLVDDEKGFVDTMVKRLENRGFTVGVAYDGPQALAALDKGDIFYDVVVLDVKMPGMDGNEVLKRIKAEHPLVEVVMLTGHATVASAIEGMKSGAFDYMMKPCALDELMAKIGEAHDRKQAQENRILEARARHIVLRRGD; via the coding sequence ATGCCTGCACGAGTGCTTCTCGTTGATGATGAAAAAGGCTTTGTGGACACCATGGTAAAGCGGCTGGAGAACCGGGGTTTCACCGTGGGCGTCGCCTACGACGGGCCCCAGGCCTTGGCCGCCCTGGACAAGGGCGACATCTTCTACGACGTGGTCGTCCTGGATGTGAAGATGCCGGGTATGGATGGCAACGAGGTCCTCAAGCGGATCAAGGCCGAGCACCCCTTGGTGGAGGTCGTCATGCTGACCGGCCACGCCACCGTGGCCTCGGCCATTGAGGGCATGAAGTCCGGGGCCTTCGACTACATGATGAAGCCGTGCGCCCTGGACGAGCTCATGGCCAAGATCGGCGAGGCCCACGACAGGAAACAGGCTCAAGAGAACAGGATTCTCGAAGCCCGAGCCCGGCATATCGTTTTGCGCCGGGGCGATTAG
- a CDS encoding response regulator has protein sequence MTGIPIRVLLVDDELGFLDVLAKRMDKRGYRVTTAGSGAESIRILRENDFDVAVLDLKLEDMDGIEVLQIMKKMVPGMPVIMLTGHGSEQAAREGVESGAFDYLLKPCDLDDLLEKVGEAVAG, from the coding sequence ATGACCGGTATCCCCATCCGCGTGCTTCTGGTGGACGACGAACTCGGTTTTCTCGATGTGCTGGCCAAGCGCATGGACAAGCGGGGCTACCGGGTGACCACGGCGGGCAGCGGGGCCGAGTCCATCCGGATCCTCCGGGAGAACGATTTCGACGTGGCCGTGCTCGATCTCAAGCTCGAAGATATGGACGGCATAGAGGTCTTGCAGATAATGAAGAAGATGGTGCCGGGAATGCCGGTCATCATGCTCACTGGCCACGGCTCGGAGCAGGCGGCCAGGGAAGGCGTCGAGTCCGGCGCCTTCGATTACCTGCTCAAGCCGTGCGACCTGGATGACCTCCTCGAAAAGGTCGGGGAGGCCGTGGCCGGGTAA
- a CDS encoding response regulator: protein MADIKALLVDDEESFRKTLCKRLTRRGMTVEQAGSGEEALELLKSYQPDVILLDVKMPGMDGLTALHKIKDINPLVEVVMLTGHASMEIAIRGMELGAFDYLMKPVEFEELLYKLEDASERKKHHEDRIAAKAGSS from the coding sequence ATGGCCGACATAAAAGCGCTCCTCGTGGACGACGAGGAATCCTTTCGAAAGACCTTGTGCAAGCGGCTGACGCGCCGCGGCATGACCGTGGAGCAGGCGGGCTCGGGCGAAGAGGCCCTGGAGCTGCTCAAGAGCTACCAGCCGGACGTGATCCTGCTGGACGTCAAGATGCCCGGCATGGACGGGTTGACCGCCCTGCACAAGATCAAGGACATCAACCCGCTGGTTGAAGTCGTCATGCTCACCGGCCATGCCAGCATGGAGATCGCCATCCGGGGCATGGAACTCGGGGCCTTCGACTATCTGATGAAGCCCGTGGAATTCGAGGAGCTACTCTACAAGCTTGAAGATGCCTCCGAACGCAAGAAACACCACGAGGACCGTATCGCGGCCAAGGCGGGCAGTTCTTGA
- a CDS encoding PEP/pyruvate-binding domain-containing protein: MGLFDWLRFRKKEKTPEERAEMRRVFATRYDHFRLLIQANTRAHELMGELEEALRGFTPYGMHFVRTLCTRISTSIYQMVRHLGELETQGHKELVAALQAINERIMEELEPENHIVSGQPVIDLAEVNRDHADLCGPKMAMLGEAGASLGLSIPSGFVITVAAYHRFAQSQGLGAEIDRLIQTMGGNDRESVFQASSSIMQLVMESRLPDDLAATILDAYDRLAARLGAPPDLAVRSSALGEDIEGSSFAGQYRSVLNVDRASLLDAYKEVVASKYSRQAMAYRLSHGIRDDDVVMSVGCMTMVRAVAGGVAYSGNPVNVRDDRVSISSVWGLPKPVVDGTVGTDEFMVARDPLRVEEINVADKTDMYVCSEVEGVCREELAGDKGAQPSLTEEQALLVARETVRIEEHFGTPQDIEWAMTGDGVFHLLQCRPLMRVASGESETVVANLPEPVLKGGKTASPGVGVGPAFTVRKDVDALSFPDGGVMILRQALPSRAALLDRASALISEQGGMAGHLANVAREFGVPALFGVKDAVGRFENGRILTVDAEGRAVYDGAVEALLQDHPRQRIMRGSPVQAALRKAARHIVRLNLTNPESPEFKPSNCRTLHDVMRYCHERAVNVMFEFGTHDDYIEAASRQLICDVPKQFWILNLDDGFSPEGLARKDRCILLEHIVSYPMRMLWEGMQAVPWEGPPPVHGRGLMSVMFEATMNPDLVPSTGTRYTQKNYFMVSKNYCSLQSRFGFHFCGVEALVGERVSENYASFQFKGGAANMERRIRRARFVGDLLEMFDFRVRVRQDNMFARVEGLDHDTMGHRLKIIGYLITHTRQLDMIMSDESAVARRRKRFLDDFKMFDSPEGAKE; the protein is encoded by the coding sequence ATGGGCCTGTTTGACTGGCTGCGGTTCCGCAAAAAGGAAAAGACCCCCGAAGAGCGGGCCGAGATGCGCCGCGTCTTCGCCACCCGCTACGACCATTTCCGTCTGCTTATCCAGGCCAACACCCGCGCTCACGAACTCATGGGCGAGCTGGAGGAAGCCCTGCGCGGCTTCACTCCCTACGGCATGCATTTCGTGCGTACCCTGTGTACGCGCATCTCCACATCCATCTATCAGATGGTTCGCCACCTGGGCGAGCTGGAGACCCAGGGCCACAAGGAGCTGGTCGCGGCCCTGCAGGCCATCAACGAGCGGATCATGGAGGAGCTGGAGCCCGAGAACCACATCGTGAGTGGCCAGCCGGTCATCGATCTGGCCGAGGTCAACCGAGACCACGCCGACTTGTGCGGCCCCAAAATGGCCATGCTCGGCGAAGCCGGAGCCAGCCTGGGCCTGAGCATCCCGTCCGGTTTTGTCATCACTGTGGCCGCCTATCACCGTTTCGCCCAAAGCCAGGGGCTCGGCGCGGAGATCGACCGGCTCATCCAGACCATGGGGGGCAACGACCGCGAGTCCGTGTTCCAGGCCTCGTCGAGCATCATGCAATTGGTCATGGAGAGTCGTCTGCCCGACGACCTTGCCGCGACTATCCTGGACGCCTACGACCGCTTGGCGGCCAGGCTGGGCGCGCCGCCGGATCTGGCCGTGCGCTCCAGTGCCCTGGGTGAGGATATCGAGGGATCCTCCTTTGCCGGACAGTACCGGTCCGTGCTCAATGTGGATCGCGCTTCGCTGCTCGATGCCTACAAGGAGGTGGTCGCTTCCAAGTACTCCCGCCAGGCCATGGCCTATCGCCTGAGCCACGGCATCCGCGACGACGACGTGGTCATGTCCGTGGGCTGCATGACCATGGTTCGGGCCGTGGCGGGCGGCGTGGCCTACTCCGGCAACCCGGTGAACGTGCGCGACGACCGCGTGTCCATCAGTTCGGTCTGGGGCCTGCCCAAGCCCGTGGTGGACGGCACCGTCGGGACCGATGAGTTCATGGTCGCCCGCGATCCCCTGCGTGTGGAGGAGATCAATGTGGCCGACAAGACCGACATGTACGTGTGCAGCGAGGTCGAGGGCGTCTGCCGCGAGGAATTGGCCGGGGACAAGGGGGCGCAGCCTTCCCTGACCGAGGAGCAGGCCCTGCTCGTGGCCCGCGAGACCGTGCGCATCGAGGAACATTTCGGCACGCCCCAGGATATCGAGTGGGCCATGACGGGGGACGGCGTTTTCCATCTCCTCCAGTGCCGTCCGCTTATGCGCGTGGCCTCGGGCGAGAGCGAGACCGTCGTCGCCAATCTGCCCGAGCCCGTGCTCAAGGGCGGCAAGACCGCCAGCCCGGGCGTGGGCGTCGGCCCGGCCTTCACCGTGCGCAAGGATGTGGACGCCTTGAGTTTTCCGGACGGGGGCGTGATGATCCTGCGCCAGGCCCTGCCCAGCCGGGCGGCGCTGCTCGATCGCGCCAGCGCACTCATTTCCGAGCAGGGCGGCATGGCCGGGCATCTGGCCAACGTGGCCCGCGAATTCGGTGTCCCGGCTCTGTTCGGAGTCAAGGACGCGGTGGGTCGCTTCGAGAACGGCCGCATCCTGACCGTGGACGCCGAGGGCCGCGCCGTATACGACGGCGCCGTGGAAGCCCTGCTCCAGGACCACCCCCGGCAGCGGATCATGCGCGGCAGCCCCGTCCAGGCCGCCCTGCGCAAAGCCGCCCGCCATATCGTCCGCCTGAACCTGACCAATCCGGAATCCCCGGAATTCAAGCCCTCCAACTGCCGGACCTTGCATGACGTCATGCGCTATTGCCACGAACGGGCCGTGAACGTCATGTTCGAATTCGGCACCCACGACGACTACATCGAGGCCGCCAGTCGCCAACTCATCTGCGATGTGCCCAAGCAGTTCTGGATCCTGAACCTGGACGACGGTTTCTCCCCCGAGGGACTGGCGCGCAAGGATCGCTGCATCCTCCTCGAACATATCGTTTCCTATCCCATGCGCATGCTCTGGGAAGGCATGCAGGCCGTGCCTTGGGAAGGGCCGCCGCCGGTCCACGGCCGGGGGCTCATGTCGGTCATGTTCGAGGCGACCATGAATCCGGATCTGGTGCCGTCCACCGGCACCCGCTACACCCAGAAGAACTATTTCATGGTTTCGAAGAACTATTGCTCGCTCCAATCCCGTTTCGGTTTCCATTTCTGCGGCGTCGAGGCCTTGGTGGGCGAGCGGGTCAGCGAGAATTATGCTTCCTTCCAGTTCAAGGGCGGGGCCGCCAACATGGAACGGCGCATCCGCCGCGCCCGTTTCGTGGGCGACTTGCTCGAAATGTTCGACTTCCGCGTCCGCGTCCGCCAGGACAACATGTTCGCCCGGGTCGAAGGGCTGGACCACGACACCATGGGCCACCGCCTCAAGATCATCGGCTACCTCATCACCCATACCCGCCAGCTCGACATGATCATGTCCGACGAATCTGCCGTGGCCCGCCGCCGCAAACGCTTCCTCGATGACTTCAAGATGTTCGATTCCCCGGAGGGCGCCAAAGAGTGA
- the tmcA gene encoding acidic tetraheme cytochrome c3 TmcA has product MHKKNTFMLAASMVTVMLLVIVYMAPTAFSQDDMTVVPTDGFAKLKRPQVPFVHDQHNEKAGLDDCVICHHSKNDDGTQNLEESSEGEPCSSCHAEKRDDGGTPLMRAYHLQCQGCHKKEGKGPVACGECHVK; this is encoded by the coding sequence ATGCACAAAAAGAATACCTTCATGCTCGCGGCCTCCATGGTCACCGTCATGTTGCTCGTCATCGTCTACATGGCCCCCACGGCCTTTTCCCAGGACGACATGACCGTGGTCCCGACGGACGGCTTCGCCAAGCTGAAACGTCCCCAGGTGCCCTTCGTCCACGACCAGCACAATGAAAAGGCTGGCCTGGACGACTGCGTCATCTGCCACCACTCCAAGAACGACGACGGCACGCAGAACCTTGAGGAATCCTCCGAGGGCGAGCCGTGCAGCTCCTGTCACGCCGAGAAGCGCGACGACGGCGGCACCCCGCTCATGCGCGCCTACCACCTCCAGTGCCAAGGCTGCCACAAGAAGGAAGGCAAGGGCCCGGTCGCTTGCGGCGAATGCCACGTTAAGTAA